In Archangium violaceum, the following are encoded in one genomic region:
- the polA gene encoding DNA polymerase I → MVPSPPSGTPRLVLIDASSFIFRAYHAIPPLTNRQGVPTNATLGFTRQVLKALKELNPTHVALAFDKESRAERQKIDPNYKANRAETPPDLSQQFPYIRRVVEGLNLPVLEVAGWEADDVIGTLSKRAKAEGFCVLVVTGDKDFVQIVDDDVHLYDPQNERYTDPAEVKERLGIEPRQMRDYLALIGDAVDNVPKVPGIGPKTAVELLTQFGGVDALLERLPEVKKPKMRDAIAAHRESLLRARDLVTFRTDLELGVSIEELKRRPVHEEQLRQLFTELEFSALLRELPAKAPTQEPAKLTLETEIVITKAGLEALAAKIREGSAVTLIPAYEGLPFAATLVGLGVALEDGTTRYVPLGHEGLGVEQVRPAEFKAALQGVLEDAKVAKGGHDLKALSLLLHREGIELRGGEDDVELLSYLLDASRRDHGLEILSRERLQVDLPELPVTSGRKARALKEFSPQEVSVAYAARADVARRMAPGLWDELEGLKLAKLACELEMPLVPLLARMEERGVKLDVKVLREISEKVGAECEQKVKEIHQLAGTEFNVGSNPQLAEVLYKKLELPVLKRGKTGPSTDQEVLEKLAEVHPLPRAIIEYRSLSKLKSTYLDTLPDLVAPDGRIHTTYHQAATATGRLSSSDPNLQNIPIRTELGMEIRRAFIAEEGHQLVSADYSQIELRLLAHIAEDPVLIDAFARDEDIHSRTAAEIFGVAQDQVTRDQRRVAKTVNFGIAYGLSPHGLSTRLNIPVEEARDIIERYFTRYAGIKRYLDETVKVAKEKGYVETLFGRRRPMGDLNAKNRQVVQAAERAAINMPIQGTAADLIKEAMLAVDKELEKQRLRTRMLLQVHDELLFEAPDAEVEAVKELSRRCMSAVMKLKVPLKVEVGAGKTWADAH, encoded by the coding sequence ATGGTTCCGAGCCCTCCGAGCGGCACGCCCCGCCTCGTCCTGATCGACGCCTCCAGCTTCATCTTCCGCGCCTATCACGCGATTCCCCCCCTGACGAACCGCCAGGGTGTGCCCACCAACGCCACCCTGGGATTCACCCGTCAGGTCCTCAAGGCGCTCAAGGAGCTGAACCCCACCCACGTCGCGCTCGCCTTCGACAAGGAGAGCCGCGCCGAGCGTCAGAAGATCGACCCCAACTACAAGGCGAACCGCGCGGAGACGCCGCCGGACCTGAGCCAGCAGTTCCCCTACATCCGCCGGGTGGTGGAGGGACTCAACCTGCCCGTGCTGGAGGTGGCTGGCTGGGAGGCGGACGACGTCATCGGCACCTTGAGCAAGCGCGCCAAGGCCGAGGGCTTCTGCGTCCTGGTGGTCACGGGGGACAAGGACTTCGTACAGATCGTCGATGACGACGTGCACCTCTATGATCCGCAGAACGAGCGCTACACGGACCCCGCCGAGGTGAAGGAGCGGCTGGGCATCGAGCCCCGGCAGATGCGCGACTACCTGGCGCTCATCGGCGACGCGGTGGACAACGTGCCGAAGGTGCCGGGCATCGGCCCGAAGACGGCGGTGGAGCTGCTGACCCAGTTCGGCGGCGTGGACGCGCTGCTGGAGCGGCTCCCCGAGGTGAAGAAGCCGAAGATGCGCGACGCCATCGCCGCGCACCGCGAGAGCCTGCTGCGCGCGCGCGACCTGGTGACGTTCCGCACGGACCTCGAGCTGGGTGTGTCCATCGAGGAGCTGAAGCGCCGGCCGGTGCACGAGGAGCAGCTGCGCCAGCTCTTCACGGAGCTGGAGTTCTCCGCGCTGCTGCGGGAGCTGCCGGCGAAGGCGCCGACCCAGGAGCCCGCGAAGCTGACGCTGGAGACGGAGATCGTCATCACGAAGGCGGGACTCGAGGCGCTGGCCGCCAAGATTCGCGAGGGGAGCGCGGTGACGCTCATCCCCGCCTACGAGGGCCTGCCCTTCGCCGCGACGTTGGTGGGGCTGGGGGTGGCGCTGGAGGACGGCACCACGCGCTACGTGCCGCTGGGCCACGAGGGACTGGGAGTGGAGCAGGTGCGGCCCGCGGAGTTCAAGGCGGCCCTCCAGGGGGTGCTGGAGGACGCGAAGGTGGCGAAGGGAGGGCACGACCTCAAGGCCCTCTCGCTGCTGCTCCACCGCGAGGGCATTGAGCTTCGGGGAGGGGAGGACGACGTCGAGCTGCTCAGCTACCTGCTGGATGCCTCGCGGCGTGACCACGGGTTGGAGATCCTGTCCCGCGAGCGGCTCCAGGTGGATCTGCCCGAGCTGCCGGTCACGAGTGGTCGCAAGGCGCGGGCGTTGAAGGAGTTCTCGCCCCAGGAGGTCTCGGTGGCCTACGCGGCCCGGGCGGACGTGGCGCGGCGAATGGCCCCTGGACTGTGGGATGAGCTGGAAGGGCTGAAGCTGGCGAAGCTCGCGTGCGAGCTGGAGATGCCGCTGGTGCCGCTGCTGGCGCGCATGGAGGAGCGCGGGGTGAAGCTGGACGTGAAGGTGCTCCGGGAGATCTCCGAGAAGGTGGGCGCCGAGTGTGAGCAGAAGGTGAAGGAGATCCACCAGCTGGCGGGCACCGAGTTCAACGTGGGCTCCAATCCGCAGCTGGCGGAGGTGCTCTACAAGAAGCTGGAGCTGCCCGTCCTGAAGCGGGGCAAGACGGGGCCCTCCACGGACCAGGAGGTGCTGGAGAAGCTGGCGGAGGTGCACCCGCTGCCGCGAGCCATCATCGAGTACCGCTCGCTGTCCAAGCTCAAGAGCACGTACCTGGACACGCTGCCGGACCTGGTGGCGCCAGATGGGCGCATCCACACGACCTACCACCAGGCGGCGACGGCCACCGGGCGGCTGTCCTCGTCGGATCCGAACCTGCAGAACATCCCCATCCGCACCGAGCTGGGCATGGAGATCCGCCGTGCCTTCATCGCGGAGGAGGGCCACCAGCTGGTCTCCGCGGACTACAGCCAGATCGAGCTGCGGCTGCTGGCGCACATCGCGGAGGACCCGGTGCTCATCGACGCCTTCGCCCGGGATGAAGACATCCACAGCCGCACGGCGGCGGAGATCTTCGGGGTGGCGCAGGACCAGGTGACGAGGGATCAGCGGCGGGTGGCGAAGACGGTCAACTTCGGCATCGCGTACGGACTGAGCCCGCACGGACTGTCCACGCGCCTCAACATCCCGGTGGAGGAGGCGCGCGACATCATCGAGCGCTACTTCACGCGTTACGCGGGCATCAAGCGCTACCTGGACGAGACTGTGAAGGTGGCCAAGGAGAAGGGCTACGTGGAGACGCTCTTCGGCCGGCGCCGGCCGATGGGCGACCTGAACGCGAAGAACCGCCAGGTGGTGCAGGCCGCCGAGCGCGCCGCCATCAACATGCCCATCCAGGGCACGGCGGCGGACCTCATCAAGGAGGCCATGCTGGCGGTGGACAAGGAGTTGGAGAAGCAGCGCCTGCGCACGCGGATGCTGCTGCAGGTGCACGACGAGCTCCTCTTCGAGGCCCCGGATGCGGAGGTGGAGGCGGTGAAGGAGCTGTCGCGGCGATGCATGTCCGCCGTGATGAAGCTCAAGGTGCCCCTCAAGGTGGAAGTGGGGGCGGGAAAGACATGGGCTGACGCGCACTGA